The following coding sequences lie in one Candidatus Marinarcus aquaticus genomic window:
- a CDS encoding entericidin EcnAB, which translates to MRNLMQLFLIVFLSVFVLGCSKTWEGVKEDTSQNWETTKEKTQEAWDSTKEAVHDATAD; encoded by the coding sequence ATGCGAAATTTAATGCAACTTTTTTTAATTGTTTTTCTATCAGTATTTGTTTTGGGATGCAGTAAAACATGGGAAGGTGTGAAAGAAGATACTTCTCAAAACTGGGAAACTACAAAAGAGAAAACACAAGAAGCATGGGATTCAACTAAAGAAGCCGTGCATGACGCAACAGCAGACTAA